The following are encoded in a window of Salmo trutta chromosome 9, fSalTru1.1, whole genome shotgun sequence genomic DNA:
- the LOC115200544 gene encoding protein C9orf135 isoform X2 produces the protein MSDTKMYYSRPTLISNWHKNREAEPKDYDFTLCPDGKKKLSKSTYKHFGTYMDADWSTSTETQMSQYLLKRDYEPKKILKSMVQADHFQSADFDKRTVRKLDSTYAVDYLPPWDSSKEARTMKGLPADSIPDYRKPQSQFTDTADYRRGGRNTWQDESGVYGTLGATSRAQAQPSNPICP, from the exons ATGTCTGATACCAAGATGTATTACAGCAGACCAACTCTTATTTCCAATTG GCATAAAAACAGAGAGGCCGAACCCAAAGACTATGACTTCACTCTGTGTCCAGATGGAAAGAAGAAACTCAGCAAATCTACCTACAAACACTTTGGAACCTACATGGATGCT GATTGGAGCACAAGCACAGAAACCCAAATGTCACAGTATCTACTGAAGAGAGATTATGAGCCCAAGAAGATTCTCAAGTCTATGGTACAGGCTGACCACTTCCAGTCTGCAGACTTTGACAAACGTACAGTCAG GAAGTTGGACTCCACATATGCAGTGGATTACCTGCCCCCATGGGACTCCAGCAAAGAGGCG AGGACCATGAAGGGCCTACCAGCAGACAGCATTCCTGACTACAGGAAACCCCAGTCCCAGTTCACAGACACCGCCGACTACCGTCGCGGGGGCAGGAACACCTGGCAGGATGAGAGCGGTGTCTATGGTACCCTGGGGGCCACATCCAGGGCCCAGGCTCAGCCATCCAACCCCATCTGCCCCTAG
- the LOC115200544 gene encoding protein C9orf135 isoform X1 yields the protein MSDTKMYYSRPTLISNWHKNREAEPKDYDFTLCPDGKKKLSKSTYKHFGTYMDADWSTSTETQMSQYLLKRDYEPKKILKSMVQADHFQSADFDKRTVRDTAGHVTGVTHSILPHHRPAHDKMKLDSTYAVDYLPPWDSSKEARTMKGLPADSIPDYRKPQSQFTDTADYRRGGRNTWQDESGVYGTLGATSRAQAQPSNPICP from the exons ATGTCTGATACCAAGATGTATTACAGCAGACCAACTCTTATTTCCAATTG GCATAAAAACAGAGAGGCCGAACCCAAAGACTATGACTTCACTCTGTGTCCAGATGGAAAGAAGAAACTCAGCAAATCTACCTACAAACACTTTGGAACCTACATGGATGCT GATTGGAGCACAAGCACAGAAACCCAAATGTCACAGTATCTACTGAAGAGAGATTATGAGCCCAAGAAGATTCTCAAGTCTATGGTACAGGCTGACCACTTCCAGTCTGCAGACTTTGACAAACGTACAGTCAG AGACACAGCAGGACATGTGACTGGTGTGACCCATAGCATCCTGCCACATCATCGCCCCGCGCATGACAAGAT GAAGTTGGACTCCACATATGCAGTGGATTACCTGCCCCCATGGGACTCCAGCAAAGAGGCG AGGACCATGAAGGGCCTACCAGCAGACAGCATTCCTGACTACAGGAAACCCCAGTCCCAGTTCACAGACACCGCCGACTACCGTCGCGGGGGCAGGAACACCTGGCAGGATGAGAGCGGTGTCTATGGTACCCTGGGGGCCACATCCAGGGCCCAGGCTCAGCCATCCAACCCCATCTGCCCCTAG
- the LOC115200544 gene encoding protein C9orf135 isoform X3: MSDTKMYYSRPTLISNWHKNREAEPKDYDFTLCPDGKKKLSKSTYKHFGTYMDADWSTSTETQMSQYLLKRDYEPKKILKSMVQADHFQSADFDKRTVRDTAGHVTGVTHSILPHHRPAHDKMKLDSTYAVDYLPPWDSSKEAMNTFEDMCVLISVIKVHLLLRLATCS; encoded by the exons ATGTCTGATACCAAGATGTATTACAGCAGACCAACTCTTATTTCCAATTG GCATAAAAACAGAGAGGCCGAACCCAAAGACTATGACTTCACTCTGTGTCCAGATGGAAAGAAGAAACTCAGCAAATCTACCTACAAACACTTTGGAACCTACATGGATGCT GATTGGAGCACAAGCACAGAAACCCAAATGTCACAGTATCTACTGAAGAGAGATTATGAGCCCAAGAAGATTCTCAAGTCTATGGTACAGGCTGACCACTTCCAGTCTGCAGACTTTGACAAACGTACAGTCAG AGACACAGCAGGACATGTGACTGGTGTGACCCATAGCATCCTGCCACATCATCGCCCCGCGCATGACAAGAT GAAGTTGGACTCCACATATGCAGTGGATTACCTGCCCCCATGGGACTCCAGCAAAGAGGCG ATGAATACATTTGAGGACATGTGTGTGCTGATTTCGGTGATCAAAGTCCACCTGTTGCTGAGGTTGGCTACCTGTTCTTAG